In the genome of Impatiens glandulifera chromosome 6, dImpGla2.1, whole genome shotgun sequence, the window ttataaaatttgtcataaATTTTACAAAGCTTTATGTGGATTTAGCAATGTGATATTAGTTTggtatttgttaatattttttataatcatcTTCATACTCAGTCAATGTGTGTATATACATAAAGTTTCAATGTAAGGAAATTATGtattaagtttatatattatcttttcttccttctttcttttttaagtAGAGTTTTATTCTCCAAAATAAAATAGCATTAAATTCACAAAACTATTTATGTAACTACTTATTGTATTGTTTCTAAATTTTTCTCCACTTTATATATACTtgctattttatatattttttaatgtagtAGTGTAAATAcaattagaatttttattttaatttaagacgtTCTAAATGAGAATTGAACTaatgtatttattatatgtttttatattggATGAATGAGTTGCAtctattatttatctatttttatatgaatGAGTATGAGATGAAAATTTTGTTCCAAGTTTACATTTGTGGCAtcttataattcttttattcttttttttctgtctaaattataaattcaaaatatgagGACACACAGAATTTGTTATCTCATCtgtttttcatgaaaaatactaattgaaataaaagatttcttcaaataacaaataGCTAAATCAACCCTTCAATCAAATGATATTCAAGATAGGCTATCATTAAGCATAGCAAGTCCAAGGGCTAGACAGACTCATCCCACCGAGTGTAGTTCATTCGaatttttataactataatttttttttttactaaagcTTACtgtaatgttttaatttttataaattatgaatttgaacatattatttatctacaatTAAGTTAGGGTAATTATGCGAGACAAGAAAcatataaaagtttgtttacTTCTAGATTTGGAGACTACCCAAAAGTCAGAGCTAGCTTTGATAATATTAAGCATGTAAAAGATAAGTGTAACTTATTAACACTCATTTGTGAATTAAACTCGTAATATTTGTTCTCTTACAAATATTCTTACCACttaaatatttactttaatGAATTACTTTAGTTTTTTCAAtacaatgataaaaaaaaattaaaaaaaataataataataaatttttgatgtagatttaatactaaaaatggGGTGTGTACTTGTATCTCCAGCAAAATTCAAAACCAAactataaattgttattattattattattatgaaaattataaaatagttaaaagcAAGCAACCGAAAGTTTAAAAAGAAGACGAAACCTAATTAAGAGGAGCTATCATGGAGCCAATTTTGAGACTGAACCATCAACTCAGGACTAAGTCTAAACATCAAAACACAAAACTCCATCTCCGATAGAGTACCATCACCATCAATGTCTCCTTCTCTCATCATGCTCATTAACTCGTCGTCCAGAAGATCGTTCAAGCCAAGAACAGCGGCAGAGTTTCTCTTCAAGCTGTCAAATGTAATAACTTTTCTGTCTTTATCCATTAAAAGACGAAACCCATTGCAAAGTTCCTTTATTAGACCTTCTCCTCCAAGCTTATTCGCCATTAATGGCAACATATCTTCGAACAGcactgttgttgttgttgttgatgatgattttCTCGTCGCCATTGATCTTTGAATATTGTCTGATTATGATGAAGATGATCAAGAAGTGGTGAAGAATGGAAGAAGATTCATGGGCATTTAAAGAAACTGTCATTTGCTTGATTGATGATTTCTTTTCttgtttattattaacattGTTTCCACGAAAGAGCTCTctcttttcctttctttttgCTTGCTTGGTcaattgtttaatttaaattggcTGAATTTTCATGGATAATTATGGGGGGTGGTGTGTGAATAAGAAACAAACAGGGCGTTAGGTCCAAAGATGTCTAGATAGAAAGCTGTTTAATATCAGTTGGTTGATTGAGATCTGAATTAGtcttttaaaaacatattttaataataatttgttttgtaCATTGTCTGAtgcatgtttttgtttttatttttattttgaattgcgGCTTAGGGAAATGAGAATGCAGAAGTTTCTTAGAAGTTTCTTTTTATGTTTCCTGTAAAcatcttttattcttttttaatggGAAACTGATCAGATAAATGCGATTCCCCGTCGGCAGCCGTTATCCACCGTCCATGTGTGAAAGCTTGTTTAGTGTCACATTTTGATGGAATGAAAATGactatttgtaaaataatatttatttattaagttttaatcaaatatcaaataaaaatttcaaatttatgatTTGGAGTTGTAAATGATGTTCAAATGAAATTTagaatttgaatgaaaaaaaaaacaaaataattttgccaaccatttttaattaatgagcACAACATCTCATTAAAAGTGttcacaatattattttgatttttgttcaattaaattttaaatttcagagtttttattattatttttaaaaaagaaatgaccttaaataaaataatagtaacaAAATcagtaataaataattaattttaaattttataaacaaaattcacttatttataaaaattataaaattaaataatttataaactttaaaaatcttgatttataaatagttattattttttgagttttttatttgaattaattgtgtatacaaatataataatatataattaatattcttgtAGAGGAAATTCT includes:
- the LOC124943375 gene encoding calcium-binding protein PBP1-like yields the protein MATRKSSSTTTTTVLFEDMLPLMANKLGGEGLIKELCNGFRLLMDKDRKVITFDSLKRNSAAVLGLNDLLDDELMSMMREGDIDGDGTLSEMEFCVLMFRLSPELMVQSQNWLHDSSS